One part of the Acetoanaerobium sticklandii genome encodes these proteins:
- a CDS encoding alanine dehydrogenase, whose protein sequence is MKTLGFPRMHKEEGEIRAFLPDFFEKLEINGAKIYIEEGYGSKMGYTKEDYLSVNKNIEFVSKEESYKQDIIIVLRSPEFDELELIPDGKILVSMLHYPTRAKRIKVLKRKNIKAVSLDSIRGDFMQRLVFNAKGTSLHGMEIAFSELEKIKSDFYSNTRGPLEVSIIGMGMVGLQAGKAASKFALPEIAKKIKEAKAKGVLINMLPRNITSDREEMIKILKRTDILVDASTRDNPYEYIVDNELLGNLKKEAIILDLTADPYLVDEEGIQVKAIEGIPTGTLDKYVIYKDDKEYYDIPDTVNTSNRRTVVSCDAWPGVKPRECMELYAVQMLPLITKLLEKEFEQMSLESPYYFERAIYRATLDYFFKYDKVKTE, encoded by the coding sequence ATGAAAACACTAGGATTTCCAAGAATGCACAAAGAAGAAGGAGAAATAAGAGCGTTTTTACCAGATTTTTTTGAAAAATTAGAGATTAATGGTGCTAAAATTTATATAGAAGAAGGTTATGGCTCTAAGATGGGGTATACAAAAGAAGATTATTTATCTGTAAATAAAAATATAGAATTTGTGTCAAAAGAAGAAAGCTACAAGCAAGATATTATTATAGTACTTAGAAGCCCAGAGTTTGATGAGCTTGAACTTATACCAGATGGAAAAATACTAGTCAGTATGCTCCACTATCCAACTAGAGCAAAGAGAATCAAGGTTCTTAAAAGAAAGAATATTAAAGCAGTATCTCTAGATTCTATACGAGGAGATTTTATGCAAAGGCTAGTATTTAACGCTAAAGGAACTTCTCTTCATGGGATGGAGATAGCATTTTCTGAGCTAGAGAAGATAAAATCAGACTTTTATAGCAATACTAGAGGCCCATTAGAGGTATCTATAATTGGTATGGGTATGGTAGGCTTACAAGCTGGAAAAGCTGCTAGTAAATTTGCTCTTCCAGAAATAGCAAAGAAAATAAAAGAAGCTAAGGCAAAGGGAGTACTTATTAATATGCTACCTAGAAACATCACTTCAGATAGAGAAGAGATGATTAAAATATTAAAAAGAACCGATATATTAGTAGACGCTTCAACTAGAGACAATCCTTATGAATATATTGTTGACAATGAATTACTAGGAAACTTAAAGAAAGAGGCTATAATACTTGATTTGACTGCTGATCCATATTTAGTTGATGAAGAAGGAATCCAAGTAAAAGCCATAGAGGGAATTCCTACGGGTACCCTTGATAAATATGTTATATACAAAGATGACAAAGAGTATTATGATATACCTGATACAGTAAATACATCTAATCGAAGAACTGTTGTGAGCTGCGATGCATGGCCTGGAGTCAAGCCTCGTGAATGTATGGAGCTTTATGCTGTGCAGATGCTTCCGCTTATTACAAAGCTCCTAGAAAAGGAATTTGAACAGATGTCTTTAGAAAGTCCTTATTATTTTGAAAGAGCAATCTATAGGGCAACTCTAGATTACTTTTTCAAATATGATAAAGTAAAAACAGAATAA
- a CDS encoding TrkA C-terminal domain-containing protein, whose amino-acid sequence MKGQKKAAYVSIALDIANKILNGEFREKQKISGRSTLASMYNVSPETIRRAIVLLEDMDVVNSSRGSGIDVISKSAAEKFIEKNKSSRYISSIKDEIRDLMQQKKKIDEQIQESFDTIFDYIERFKSDTPYTFIEIKVTADSKKIGKKINEVRLWQTTGTTMVAYRRKGETVISPGPDYVFEEGDTIVVIGSNNVYEKVYEFLYS is encoded by the coding sequence ATGAAAGGGCAAAAGAAGGCAGCATATGTCTCTATTGCATTGGATATCGCAAACAAGATATTAAATGGAGAATTTCGAGAAAAACAAAAGATTAGTGGAAGGTCAACACTAGCTAGTATGTACAATGTTTCTCCAGAGACAATTAGAAGAGCGATAGTCCTGCTGGAAGATATGGATGTAGTAAACAGTAGCAGAGGTAGTGGAATTGATGTCATATCTAAATCTGCGGCAGAGAAATTTATCGAGAAAAATAAAAGCAGTAGATATATTTCTTCTATTAAAGATGAGATTAGAGATTTGATGCAACAAAAAAAGAAAATCGATGAGCAGATACAAGAGAGCTTTGACACTATTTTTGACTATATTGAAAGATTCAAAAGTGATACGCCATATACGTTTATAGAAATTAAAGTTACTGCTGATTCAAAAAAAATAGGTAAAAAAATAAATGAAGTTAGGCTTTGGCAAACTACAGGAACAACTATGGTTGCATACAGACGTAAAGGCGAGACTGTGATATCACCTGGACCTGATTATGTATTTGAAGAGGGAGATACCATAGTAGTAATAGGTAGCAACAATGTCTATGAAAAGGTATACGAATTCTTGTATTCATAA
- a CDS encoding sensor histidine kinase, which produces MPLFITILAITIAQLPGLAMRYLPFSKSLELGRKKKLFLYYTAAFIFQHLAVYILVKGDYNNVTLLTYKRLLFLLSTIYVFINISFIKGNLYKHIFIYGMQGGYSLFLHSIVALFVGRISTATPLYIQLSIQTIGYSILFTLFFIPLWKKVSNSIIFNSQLTNDYYWNVIWMIPALAIYSDAMVTMNNQWINSLPQIISRIMTALSLIISWKWITLDFESLENMLYLKNQNKIMNLQTEGILAQAEILRESENHIKICKHDMRHNLGIIRSLIQDKKTEDVLNYIEELDTTMKANKPLVYCKNTIVNSALLVYMSKAKEKNIDVKLELNIPDKLPWNSNDIAILIANAFENAIIASSKQSLDEQEIYISARFYDEKLAIIFKNRFNGEILIGSSGFPTSTEPGHGIGMQSILSIVNKYKASASCTSNNGWFNMTFLFT; this is translated from the coding sequence ATGCCATTATTTATAACTATACTTGCTATCACTATTGCCCAGCTTCCTGGGCTAGCCATGAGATATCTTCCTTTTTCAAAATCTCTAGAACTTGGAAGGAAAAAAAAGCTTTTTCTATATTACACTGCTGCATTTATTTTTCAGCATTTGGCTGTGTATATTTTAGTCAAGGGTGATTACAATAACGTCACGCTTCTTACATATAAGCGTCTCTTATTTTTGTTATCTACAATTTATGTTTTTATAAATATTTCATTTATCAAAGGAAATTTATACAAGCATATTTTTATTTATGGAATGCAAGGTGGCTATTCTTTATTTCTTCATTCCATTGTAGCTTTGTTTGTAGGTAGAATAAGCACTGCTACACCTTTGTATATTCAGCTTTCTATTCAAACCATAGGCTATAGCATTTTATTTACGCTTTTTTTCATCCCACTTTGGAAGAAAGTTTCTAATTCTATTATTTTTAATAGCCAACTAACAAATGATTATTATTGGAATGTAATATGGATGATTCCTGCCCTTGCAATTTATAGTGATGCAATGGTTACTATGAATAACCAGTGGATTAATAGCCTTCCTCAGATTATCTCCAGAATCATGACTGCTTTGTCTTTGATTATATCTTGGAAATGGATTACTCTAGATTTTGAATCTCTGGAAAACATGCTTTACTTGAAGAATCAAAATAAAATCATGAATCTTCAAACAGAGGGTATCTTAGCTCAAGCTGAAATTCTTAGAGAATCAGAAAATCACATTAAAATCTGCAAGCACGATATGAGACATAACCTTGGAATAATTAGGTCATTAATCCAAGATAAAAAAACTGAAGATGTACTTAATTATATCGAAGAGCTCGACACAACTATGAAAGCTAACAAGCCTCTCGTATATTGTAAAAACACTATAGTAAATTCTGCCTTATTGGTTTATATGTCAAAGGCTAAAGAGAAAAATATAGATGTGAAATTAGAGCTTAATATACCAGATAAGCTTCCGTGGAATAGCAACGATATAGCTATTCTGATAGCCAATGCCTTTGAAAATGCAATAATCGCTAGCTCTAAGCAAAGCCTTGATGAGCAAGAAATTTATATAAGTGCTAGATTTTATGATGAAAAGCTAGCTATCATCTTCAAAAATAGATTTAACGGTGAAATTTTAATTGGAAGTAGCGGCTTTCCAACAAGCACTGAGCCTGGTCATGGAATAGGCATGCAGTCTATATTGTCAATCGTAAATAAGTATAAGGCTTCTGCAAGCTGCACAAGCAATAACGGTTGGTTTAACATGACATTCTTATTCACATAA
- a CDS encoding LytR/AlgR family response regulator transcription factor: MKIAVVDDLAQERNEIISLVTDYFSVRFQQFDITPEFCEYESGEAFLDGFMPAEFDLVLLDIYMAELTGIETAEKLLLLDKNIKIIFFTTSTEHILDGYGVHALSYILKPVTKHMKAFYKALDYFVELLNLDKCGITIKTSSGDMFVLNKNIVYIESSVRNLFFHFASEVVQASGKYSDYSKVLREDHRFLECYRNLTVNMDYIVKPIENDFLLKTGEKIPISRRRKAEVIEQYTTYFINRRGF; the protein is encoded by the coding sequence TTGAAAATAGCAGTTGTAGATGATTTAGCACAAGAGAGAAACGAGATTATCAGTCTTGTTACTGACTATTTTTCTGTTCGCTTTCAACAGTTTGATATTACTCCTGAGTTTTGTGAATATGAAAGTGGCGAAGCGTTTTTAGATGGCTTTATGCCAGCAGAATTTGACCTAGTCCTCTTGGATATTTATATGGCAGAGCTCACTGGGATTGAAACTGCAGAAAAATTGTTACTACTTGATAAAAATATAAAGATTATTTTTTTTACTACTAGCACTGAGCATATCCTAGATGGATATGGAGTTCATGCTCTGAGTTATATACTAAAACCTGTAACTAAGCATATGAAAGCTTTTTACAAGGCTTTGGATTATTTTGTAGAGCTACTTAATCTTGATAAATGTGGGATAACTATAAAGACAAGCTCTGGAGACATGTTTGTTTTGAATAAAAATATCGTATATATTGAAAGCTCTGTTAGAAACTTATTTTTCCATTTTGCTTCTGAAGTTGTTCAGGCTTCAGGAAAATATTCTGATTATTCTAAAGTTTTACGTGAAGACCATCGTTTTTTAGAATGTTATAGAAATCTCACTGTAAATATGGATTATATAGTCAAACCTATAGAAAACGACTTTCTACTTAAAACAGGAGAAAAAATTCCTATCAGTAGAAGAAGAAAAGCTGAGGTTATTGAGCAATATACTACTTATTTTATAAATAGAAGGGGTTTTTGA
- a CDS encoding S-layer homology domain-containing protein: MKSSQLKTNNKKKVLSMLLALTMIFQISIPAVFAEGEENQKKIIAFEELADDVKNITVEVDSTEEEVVAKMPSSLKASYQETTTGSAIEITIENVTWELYETNSASATFDSSQSGASYTYKAKLPATDSIGDELVLESGVSLPTITVLVGAVPILLGGDLDEASITEQGGNITTYATIEEAITVAQTVENCTVTLLKDVETENLILINNGTFTLDLNGKWLNNTANDGICAIGLQGAVSLKIKDSVGTGGITTIETYSIYSSGYCSLKIEGGSYKGIMWSYNNVGDALENGYVYRNISDNSLVTDVNTLSNFEIYNVKVTPAPVIITAQPEDTIIAPGYTVDQAPTLTVIAQTVPTDSGQTISYQWYKDDVAIAGATNSSYTVPTGLTEGTYYYYCAVTCEGVLVKSNNAELYIYSNTGDYEVTDSNSNTSKYPALEAAITFAKSKPGSTVKLLADANTVSSVKVSSGTFTIDLNGHIWTSTATDRALDVSLANHITLKDSHGGGKFTTSTAECLVLVSRSSLTIESGIYENTVGKVSYASAIDNTHKITIKDGSFIGTATGQRLFEFHRIGVLINNGSFSGNPVYFATYENITQSVFLAGGTYDRIQMFSGSLGTLLEEDYAFNQSGTWINNPSGTDISNVIVKLKPVAISQQPQNATNATYGYTQGPNISVTAQKTATGTGDISYKWYRVKSGSEPADMEVGTNSNTLEIPSGLPAGTHSFYCVVSCDGYILNTETVTFTVEKATPIVDIVEENTSDRVFGDTIQIKAKVSGIYFENLAGTITLKEGSTTIATAILSNGSAILEWTNVPTGDHNLLVEYTAPSNSNYTDEISSNISFNVVKAPQASLHINEVTGKKFLDGNFTLGTAGGTGTGAVSYSASSNDVLSISGNTATIIGAGTVTVTATKAEDENYLSATAQTVITIDKASAPTISFPTASGITYGQKVLDSILDGGSITLGRFSWSQPEQNLVPNVVNGGTYTAKVIFTPNATTVKNYEEIPQVDREADISFTVNKAQPSVNLSTKSTGTSGNRTTEIKINLSKSGFGNYPQGTIKLVDCTEATEKDIVGAENVPLLNGEASYTWTGLSDKIYKVKAIYLGDENYLPASSSVSEFDTTKNEQENFKLSNPGSKTYGDNAFTLTTSGGNGTGAVSYVSSDESIISISGDTATIHKAGTANITAIKAGDDNYNPAMNTLAVDVAKKALNIKADDKLNIVKGSIMPNLSYTVNGLLGTDSLTKEPVITTSAKDTNAVGEYVISISEAEVSNSDSYEISYTNGKMTVINSSNGDSGNNSGNSSSGGSSSKDNKDDKEPNKAPVNQTPPAQGELPLQTTEQNSTKAPVFADTENHWAKSDIEFVTKRGLFGGTGDGKFSPNMPMTRGMFVTVLGKLAKADLTGFTSSSFKDVKSDAYYLPYIQWANTSGIVNGISSEEFAPDMPISREQMAVMLLNYIKAMNIDLAKLNEENQFADTDEMSAWAKEAVNAIQMSGILSGKPDNKFDPKGIATRAEVSSMLRRFIEFMEESTK, translated from the coding sequence TTGAAATCAAGTCAACTAAAAACAAACAATAAGAAAAAAGTTCTCTCAATGCTACTTGCACTTACTATGATATTTCAAATTAGTATACCAGCAGTATTTGCAGAGGGAGAAGAAAATCAAAAGAAAATCATAGCTTTTGAAGAGCTAGCAGATGATGTAAAAAACATCACTGTAGAGGTAGATAGCACTGAAGAAGAGGTAGTAGCAAAAATGCCAAGCTCACTTAAAGCCTCGTATCAAGAAACAACTACAGGCTCAGCTATAGAAATCACCATAGAAAATGTAACCTGGGAGCTATATGAGACAAATAGCGCTTCAGCTACCTTTGATTCATCTCAAAGCGGTGCTAGCTATACATATAAAGCAAAGCTACCAGCTACAGATAGCATAGGAGATGAGCTGGTACTAGAAAGTGGGGTTTCACTACCGACTATCACAGTACTAGTAGGAGCTGTGCCCATACTGTTAGGTGGAGACTTAGATGAAGCTAGTATTACAGAGCAAGGTGGTAATATTACGACCTATGCAACCATAGAAGAAGCCATCACAGTAGCTCAAACTGTGGAAAACTGCACTGTAACATTACTAAAGGATGTAGAGACAGAAAATTTAATTTTAATCAACAACGGCACTTTTACTCTTGATTTAAATGGAAAGTGGTTGAATAATACTGCAAATGATGGAATTTGTGCTATTGGGTTACAGGGCGCAGTATCTCTTAAAATAAAAGATAGTGTAGGCACTGGAGGTATTACAACGATAGAAACTTATTCCATTTACAGCTCAGGATATTGTTCTTTGAAAATAGAAGGTGGAAGCTATAAAGGAATTATGTGGTCATATAATAATGTGGGAGATGCCCTAGAGAATGGCTATGTTTACAGAAATATCAGTGACAACTCGCTAGTGACCGATGTAAATACATTAAGTAATTTTGAAATTTATAATGTTAAAGTAACACCTGCACCTGTAATAATCACTGCCCAGCCTGAGGATACTATTATTGCTCCAGGCTACACAGTTGACCAAGCACCGACATTGACAGTTATAGCCCAGACAGTACCTACTGATTCTGGACAAACAATTTCATATCAGTGGTATAAGGACGATGTAGCTATTGCCGGAGCAACAAATTCAAGTTATACAGTTCCTACAGGACTTACAGAAGGAACATATTATTACTACTGCGCTGTGACTTGTGAGGGTGTCTTAGTAAAAAGTAATAATGCAGAGCTGTATATTTATAGCAATACGGGAGATTATGAAGTAACAGATTCAAACTCAAATACATCTAAATACCCAGCACTTGAAGCTGCAATTACATTTGCTAAAAGCAAGCCTGGCAGTACAGTTAAGCTACTTGCTGATGCTAATACTGTAAGCAGTGTGAAGGTCAGCTCAGGCACATTTACAATTGATTTAAACGGTCATATATGGACTAGTACTGCAACTGATAGAGCTTTGGATGTATCACTTGCAAATCATATAACACTAAAAGACAGTCATGGTGGCGGGAAATTTACAACAAGCACTGCAGAATGCTTGGTATTAGTAAGTAGATCGTCATTAACAATTGAGAGTGGAATTTATGAAAATACAGTAGGAAAAGTATCATATGCTAGTGCAATCGATAATACGCACAAAATAACTATTAAAGACGGTAGTTTTATAGGTACTGCAACAGGGCAAAGATTGTTTGAGTTTCATAGAATTGGAGTTTTGATAAATAACGGCTCTTTCAGTGGCAATCCAGTTTACTTTGCTACATATGAAAATATTACACAAAGTGTTTTTCTAGCTGGCGGAACCTATGATAGAATACAAATGTTTAGCGGTAGCCTAGGTACTTTACTTGAGGAAGACTATGCTTTTAATCAAAGCGGAACATGGATTAACAATCCAAGTGGAACAGATATATCTAATGTAATAGTAAAGCTTAAGCCAGTCGCTATAAGTCAGCAACCTCAAAATGCTACAAATGCAACATACGGCTACACTCAAGGACCAAATATTAGCGTAACAGCTCAAAAGACTGCTACTGGCACAGGAGATATTTCATACAAGTGGTATCGTGTGAAAAGTGGTAGTGAACCTGCTGACATGGAAGTAGGAACTAATTCCAATACATTAGAAATTCCATCTGGTCTTCCAGCAGGAACACATAGTTTTTACTGCGTAGTTTCCTGCGATGGATATATATTAAATACTGAAACTGTAACATTTACAGTAGAAAAAGCAACTCCGATAGTAGACATAGTAGAAGAAAATACAAGTGATAGAGTGTTTGGAGATACTATTCAAATTAAAGCAAAAGTTTCAGGTATATATTTTGAGAACTTGGCAGGGACTATTACTTTAAAAGAAGGAAGCACAACTATAGCAACAGCTATACTTAGCAATGGTTCTGCCATTTTGGAGTGGACGAATGTACCAACTGGTGACCATAATTTGCTAGTTGAATATACTGCGCCATCTAATAGTAACTATACTGATGAAATAAGCAGTAATATTAGCTTTAATGTTGTCAAAGCACCTCAAGCTTCACTTCATATCAATGAAGTAACAGGTAAAAAGTTTTTAGACGGTAATTTTACACTAGGTACAGCTGGTGGAACAGGAACAGGAGCAGTAAGCTACAGCGCATCCTCAAATGATGTACTTTCCATAAGTGGAAACACAGCAACTATTATTGGAGCAGGAACCGTAACAGTTACTGCTACAAAAGCAGAAGATGAAAACTATTTAAGCGCAACTGCTCAGACAGTTATAACTATTGATAAGGCATCTGCACCTACAATATCATTCCCTACAGCAAGTGGGATAACTTATGGTCAAAAGGTATTAGACAGTATTTTAGACGGTGGAAGCATCACTTTAGGAAGATTTAGCTGGAGCCAGCCTGAGCAGAATTTAGTACCTAATGTTGTAAATGGTGGAACTTATACTGCGAAGGTTATTTTTACCCCAAATGCGACTACAGTTAAAAACTATGAGGAAATTCCACAAGTAGATAGAGAAGCAGATATAAGTTTTACAGTAAATAAGGCGCAGCCATCTGTAAACCTATCAACTAAAAGTACAGGAACTTCTGGAAACAGAACAACAGAAATTAAGATAAATCTATCAAAATCAGGCTTTGGAAATTATCCTCAAGGCACTATAAAACTCGTTGATTGCACAGAAGCTACTGAAAAAGATATAGTAGGAGCTGAGAATGTACCTTTATTAAACGGAGAAGCTTCATATACTTGGACAGGACTTTCGGATAAGATATATAAAGTAAAAGCTATATATCTTGGAGATGAAAACTATCTACCAGCTAGTAGCAGTGTATCTGAGTTTGATACAACTAAAAATGAACAAGAGAATTTTAAGCTTTCTAATCCAGGAAGTAAAACCTATGGTGATAATGCTTTTACTCTAACAACCTCAGGTGGAAATGGAACTGGAGCTGTGAGTTATGTAAGCTCAGATGAGAGCATAATTAGTATATCTGGAGATACAGCTACTATTCATAAGGCTGGTACTGCAAATATCACAGCAATTAAAGCAGGCGATGATAACTATAATCCAGCTATGAATACACTAGCTGTTGATGTAGCTAAAAAAGCTCTTAATATAAAAGCTGATGATAAGCTAAATATTGTAAAAGGAAGTATTATGCCAAACTTAAGCTACACAGTTAATGGTTTATTAGGAACTGATAGCTTAACTAAAGAGCCAGTAATTACTACAAGTGCTAAAGATACTAATGCCGTAGGCGAGTATGTAATATCAATATCAGAAGCAGAGGTGTCAAATTCTGATAGCTATGAGATAAGCTATACAAATGGCAAGATGACAGTAATAAATAGTAGTAATGGAGATAGTGGCAATAACAGTGGAAATAGTTCTTCTGGAGGCTCATCAAGTAAAGATAACAAGGATGATAAAGAGCCAAATAAGGCTCCAGTAAATCAAACACCACCAGCACAAGGAGAACTACCACTACAAACTACTGAGCAAAACAGCACTAAGGCTCCAGTATTTGCAGATACTGAAAATCACTGGGCAAAATCAGATATAGAATTTGTAACAAAGAGAGGTCTATTTGGTGGAACTGGAGATGGCAAATTCTCTCCGAACATGCCAATGACTAGAGGAATGTTTGTAACAGTTCTAGGAAAACTAGCAAAAGCAGATTTAACTGGATTTACATCTAGCTCATTTAAAGATGTAAAATCAGATGCTTACTACCTACCATATATCCAGTGGGCAAATACTTCTGGAATAGTAAATGGAATATCCTCAGAAGAGTTTGCACCAGATATGCCTATTTCTAGAGAGCAAATGGCAGTTATGCTACTAAACTATATTAAAGCAATGAATATAGACCTAGCGAAGCTAAATGAAGAAAATCAATTTGCTGATACAGATGAAATGAGTGCTTGGGCAAAAGAGGCAGTAAACGCCATCCAAATGTCAGGCATACTATCAGGAAAACCAGACAATAAATTTGATCCAAAAGGAATAGCTACAAGAGCAGAAGTAAGCTCTATGCTTAGAAGATTTATTGAGTTTATGGAAGAAAGCACCAAATAG